The following is a genomic window from Janibacter sp. DB-40.
CTGAGTGCCGTGAACGGCCGTGCCCCGATCCGGACATTCATGGCGATGGCCTCGCGATAGTGCCCCAGCGCCTGCTCGGGCCGACCGGCGACGATGGCGTAGTCGGCCAGGGACCGCGCGACGGCGCCATCGCTGAAGACCCCACCGGAGCCGTCTCCGCTGTACGCGTGCGCGAAGGGAAGGAACAACTCGTAGGCCGTCGCGCACACGTCCACGTCACCCAGCAGGACCGCGACGGCTGCGATCTGGCGGACGGTGCCGGCCCACCGGACGCCGACGGCGAGGGAGCGCGGCACGTGACGGAACTCCTCGAACTCCGCACGCGCCCTGTCGAGGTCGCCGGCCAGCGCCGAGACCATGGGCAGCTGCACCCGCACCAGTGGCAGCGGCGGAGCGCGACGGATGACGTCGCGCCAACCATCGGGCTCGTCGTCGAAGAGACCCCGCAGACGCATCATCTCGAACCGGAACGCATGGTCCATGGCGATCATGGACAGATCACCCATGCGTACAGCGATCTCACGGGCGGCGTCGTTGCAAGCACCTGCCGCGGCGAAGTCGCCGTGCAGCGCCTCGCGAACAGCCAGGAAACGTAGATGATGCCACCGCGCCAGGACCGAGCCGCGCTCCCGAGCCACTCGATCGAGGTCACTCAGGCCCTCGTCGACCGCGCCCATGTCGCCGAGCTGGACGGCAGCATCGATGCGCCACAGATGCCCCCACAGGGCGGCGATCGGCTGACCGGCAGCCGAGCCCAGCTGGGTCGCCCGCCGGCCCAGCTCGAGTCGTTCCCGCACCGTCTGCGGGATCGAGATCGTCAGGTGCCACGCCGCGATACACTCCAGGAGGGCGGCCGGGTCCCCGGACACCTCCGCCTCGGCCAGCGCGGCGGCAGCGAGAACGGCCGCCTCGGGCCCATCGCCGGTCTCTGCGGCCCCGATGGCGATCTGGGCGCGGAGGCGAGCGCGCGTCGCGTGGTCGCCGGGATCGACCAAGCTCAGCGCGCGGGCTGCGAGCCGCGGGATGATGCGGTTCGCGTCCGGGTCGCCCAGTCCGTGGACCACGAGTGCCGCCTGGGCCACGAGGTCTGCGCGGTGGCACCGCTCGGCCAGATCGGCAGCGTGCACACAGCAGTCGAGGCTCTCGCGCACGCGACTTGCGAGGTACAGGGCCTCGGCGCGACGAATCACCAGCCGGGCCCGCTCCTCGGCGTCGACTCCGCACGCCTCAGCAGCGGCCACGGCCAGGGCGGCGAAACCGGCCGCGTCGTCGAACGCAAGCACGGCACGTGCGTCATCATCGGCACGCTGGGCCCACCGCATGGATCCGCGGGCCCCCTCCGACCCTCCGGCACGGTGCCAGTGGTGGGCGATGGAGCCAGCGGCGCTCTCAGGGCGATACTGCTCCAACACCTCGGCGGCAGGGCGGTGCAGGTCCCTGCGGCGACCAGCGGGGACTTCGCCGTACACCGCATCGCGGATCAACGCGTGCTGGAACCTCAGCTCGCCCGTGTCGTTCTCCTCGATCAGCAGTCGAGTGGCGACGGCATCGTCCAGTAGCGCCCGCACCGGGCCCACCGAGGCGGTGACCATGGCGGCCAACACATCCGGGGACACTCGTTCACCCAGGACCGCGGCGGCCTCGACGAGCTCGCGAGCATCCGGACCCAGCGGCGCGACCTTCGTTGCGACGATGCGCCGCAGATGGGGTCGTTCGCTCATGAGTTGACCGAGGACTTCCCCACCACCACGCGACGTGTCCCGGCCAGCCAGCTCCTCGACGAGGAGGCGGATCAGCAGGGGATTGCCATTCGTGGCGTGCTCCAGCATCTTCGCGAGCTCCACCAGTCCGACATCGCCTCCCGACAGGTGGGCCAGCCACCTGACGATCTCATCGGTGGCCAAGCCGGCCAGCACGATCGACGATGCCGAGTCGCCGCGCGCGAGATCCGGCCCGGCGTCGGCGAAGGGACCGTGAACCCCGTCGCGACCGGTCACCACGACCATGATCCGGCTCTGGTGGAGCTCCGCGCACAGGTGCCGCAGCAACAGCAGCGACGTCCGATCGGCCCAGTGCATGTCCTCGAGAACCACCAGCAACCCGCCGTCGTCCGCGCGAGCGCGCAGCAGGTCACAGATCGCGACGAAGAGCCGAAACCGTGCGGCACTCTCGGGTTCGCTGCCGTCAGAGGATGGCAGGGACCTCGTCTCGGGCCACTCCCGCATCGCTCGCAACCACGGCCACAGCGGAGGCGCGCCGGGATCATCGATGGCGTAGCCGGTCGCTACGCCCATGCGGGCGCCACGGGCCGATTCCACCGCGGCATCGGCCAGCCGCGTCTTGCCGATGCCCGCCGGCCCGGTCACCAGCAGGAGTCGGCCACGACCCGCTCGGGCCTCCACGAGCGCACGCTCGACCTTCGCGAGCTCGGCGGTCCGTCCCACGACACCGGTCACTCCCTCAGTATCCGCCCGACGGGGTCAGTGCCGGAATCAGTGGACGCACTGATGCGCTTCGCCCCGAGGCCCCCGAGTCTGGAGGGACACCTCATCCCCCGGGAGCACACCATGGACGCGAACACCATCACCCTCGCCGCCGGCCGGTGGCACCTCCTCAGCTCCTTGACCAGCGTCGGTTTCGCCGTGCGCAACTTCGGGTTCAGGACCGTGCTCGGCCAGTTCCCCCTGCGCGAGGCCTGGTTCGAGGTCGAGGCCGACGGTCGGCCGGCACGGGTCCACGCCACACTCGACGTCGCCGGCGTCGACACCGGCAACGAGCGCCGCGATCTGGACCTTCGACAGCCGCGCCTGCTGGACGCCGCGGCGCACCCCGCCCTGACATTCCACGGCGGACCGGCTCACCCCATCGGCGCCAACCGGTGGGACGTTCCGGGACGCCTGCACGGACACGGCACCACCACCGACCTGGTCATCAACGTGGAGTCGCTGCGCACCGCAGCGGACCACATCACGGTGCTCGCGAGCGCGCAGCTCGATCGTCGGGCACTGGGCGTCAGAGCCCCCCGCCTGCTGATCGGCCACCGGGTCACGGTGAGCATCCACGCGGCCTTCGCGGTCCCCGTCACGTCCTGGCTCGACGGCGTGCGCACGCTCGAGCACGGACGGTGGTGACACCACGGGGAGGGTGCGCTCGGGGCGCTGCACGAGGGTCCGGCAGACTGTCGCCATGACCCACACCCCTCGCTTCGCCTCCGTCGACGACGTCCGTGAGCGCCTGGCCGCCCACGGTTACCTCGCCTCGGACGCGATCGCGACGACGGTCTTCCTCGCCGACCAATTGGGCAAGCCGCTGCTCGTCGAGGGGCCCGCTGGTGTCGGCAAGACCGCCCTGTCGGCTGCGGTCGCCGCCGCCACTCAGGGTCAGCTCGTGCGTCTGCAGTGCTACGAGGGCGTCGACGAGGCCAGGGCGCTGTACGAGTGGAACCACGCGAAGCAGCTGCTGAGGATCACGGCCGCGGGTGCGCACCACGACGCGAAGGGTGCGGACGAGGCCGACTGGTCCTCGGTCAAGGAGGACATCTTCACCGACGAGTTCCTCCTCTCCCGACCCCTGCTCACCGCCATCCGCAACGAGCACCCGACCGTGCTGCTCATCGACGAGCTGGACAAGGCCGACGTCGAGATCGAGGGGCTGCTGCTCGAGGTGCTCTCCGACTTCCAGGTGACCGTGCCCGAGCTCGG
Proteins encoded in this region:
- a CDS encoding AAA family ATPase; its protein translation is MGRTAELAKVERALVEARAGRGRLLLVTGPAGIGKTRLADAAVESARGARMGVATGYAIDDPGAPPLWPWLRAMREWPETRSLPSSDGSEPESAARFRLFVAICDLLRARADDGGLLVVLEDMHWADRTSLLLLRHLCAELHQSRIMVVVTGRDGVHGPFADAGPDLARGDSASSIVLAGLATDEIVRWLAHLSGGDVGLVELAKMLEHATNGNPLLIRLLVEELAGRDTSRGGGEVLGQLMSERPHLRRIVATKVAPLGPDARELVEAAAVLGERVSPDVLAAMVTASVGPVRALLDDAVATRLLIEENDTGELRFQHALIRDAVYGEVPAGRRRDLHRPAAEVLEQYRPESAAGSIAHHWHRAGGSEGARGSMRWAQRADDDARAVLAFDDAAGFAALAVAAAEACGVDAEERARLVIRRAEALYLASRVRESLDCCVHAADLAERCHRADLVAQAALVVHGLGDPDANRIIPRLAARALSLVDPGDHATRARLRAQIAIGAAETGDGPEAAVLAAAALAEAEVSGDPAALLECIAAWHLTISIPQTVRERLELGRRATQLGSAAGQPIAALWGHLWRIDAAVQLGDMGAVDEGLSDLDRVARERGSVLARWHHLRFLAVREALHGDFAAAGACNDAAREIAVRMGDLSMIAMDHAFRFEMMRLRGLFDDEPDGWRDVIRRAPPLPLVRVQLPMVSALAGDLDRARAEFEEFRHVPRSLAVGVRWAGTVRQIAAVAVLLGDVDVCATAYELFLPFAHAYSGDGSGGVFSDGAVARSLADYAIVAGRPEQALGHYREAIAMNVRIGARPFTALSRLGLARTLTLLGPDHRTDEDETVSTLLERTAGEFRRLAMPGPLEAADALATSVRPRDR
- a CDS encoding MoxR family ATPase, with the translated sequence MTHTPRFASVDDVRERLAAHGYLASDAIATTVFLADQLGKPLLVEGPAGVGKTALSAAVAAATQGQLVRLQCYEGVDEARALYEWNHAKQLLRITAAGAHHDAKGADEADWSSVKEDIFTDEFLLSRPLLTAIRNEHPTVLLIDELDKADVEIEGLLLEVLSDFQVTVPELGTIRARQTPFVVLTSNATRELSEALRRRCLYLHIDYPEAELERRIVALTVPDLDATLGDSIVRLVGALREMRLRKSPSVAETIDWARTLLSLGASGDLDPELVRSTLGVVLKHQEDIELAAHTLDLDRALA
- a CDS encoding YceI family protein yields the protein MDANTITLAAGRWHLLSSLTSVGFAVRNFGFRTVLGQFPLREAWFEVEADGRPARVHATLDVAGVDTGNERRDLDLRQPRLLDAAAHPALTFHGGPAHPIGANRWDVPGRLHGHGTTTDLVINVESLRTAADHITVLASAQLDRRALGVRAPRLLIGHRVTVSIHAAFAVPVTSWLDGVRTLEHGRW